One window of the Mycobacterium sp. SVM_VP21 genome contains the following:
- a CDS encoding DUF4333 domain-containing protein produces the protein MLTDPINGYGRDDVTNVRCNNGVNPTVRKGTSFSCVVTVDGAQRRVLAEFTDDAGTYAVDRPR, from the coding sequence GTGCTCACCGACCCGATCAACGGTTACGGCCGCGACGACGTGACCAACGTCCGGTGCAACAACGGGGTGAACCCGACCGTGCGCAAGGGCACCAGTTTCAGCTGTGTGGTCACTGTCGACGGCGCCCAGCGCCGGGTGCTCGCGGAGTTCACCGACGACGCCGGGACGTATGCGGTCGACCGGCCGCGGTGA